A DNA window from Christiangramia salexigens contains the following coding sequences:
- a CDS encoding ABC transporter ATP-binding protein, which yields MITATNLTKTYNGNTVLNIAQLDIVSGENFGLVGNNGAGKTTFFSLLLDLISPTTGNVFNNEVTVSQSEDWKTWTSSFIDESFLIGFLTPEEYFYFIGELRNRNKADIDNFLTRFSDFFNGEILGRNKYLRDLSKGNQKKAGIVAALIGDPEVVILDEPFANLDPTTQIRLKKLMKELSQTTGTTVLISSHDLIHVTEVCDRIVVLDKGEVVKDMRTSEATLNELEEYFSREIAEG from the coding sequence ATGATTACAGCAACGAACTTAACCAAAACATATAACGGGAATACAGTGCTTAATATAGCGCAACTGGATATAGTTTCTGGAGAGAATTTTGGACTTGTAGGTAATAATGGCGCTGGAAAAACAACATTCTTCAGTTTGCTGTTGGACCTTATTTCTCCTACTACCGGTAATGTTTTTAATAATGAAGTGACGGTAAGCCAGAGCGAAGACTGGAAAACATGGACCTCTTCTTTTATAGACGAAAGTTTCCTGATTGGTTTCCTTACTCCTGAAGAGTATTTCTATTTTATTGGAGAGCTTCGGAACAGAAATAAGGCCGATATTGATAATTTCCTGACTCGGTTCAGCGATTTTTTCAATGGAGAGATCCTGGGTAGAAATAAATATCTGCGAGACCTTTCTAAAGGGAATCAAAAGAAAGCAGGGATAGTAGCGGCGCTAATAGGTGATCCTGAAGTTGTTATTCTGGATGAACCCTTTGCCAATCTGGATCCAACAACTCAGATCCGCCTAAAAAAACTTATGAAGGAATTGTCTCAAACTACCGGAACCACTGTGCTCATTTCCAGCCATGATCTTATTCATGTCACGGAGGTATGTGATCGCATCGTAGTACTTGATAAAGGTGAGGTGGTTAAGGATATGAGAACTTCTGAAGCAACTCTGAATGAACTTGAGGAGTATTTTTCCCGTGAAATTGCTGAAGGCTAG